In Microcoleus sp. bin38.metabat.b11b12b14.051, a single genomic region encodes these proteins:
- the rpsT gene encoding 30S ribosomal protein S20, which yields MANIKSAVKRVKIAERNRLYNKSYKSAVKTLMKKYFATVEKYAASPTPELMQEVQQRMSEAYSKIDKAVKKGVLHRNNGDRKKSRLARTLKPHETQVAS from the coding sequence ATGGCAAATATTAAGTCCGCCGTCAAACGAGTCAAAATCGCCGAGCGCAACCGCTTGTACAACAAATCTTACAAGTCAGCGGTAAAAACCCTGATGAAGAAGTATTTCGCGACCGTTGAGAAGTACGCCGCATCTCCGACACCAGAATTAATGCAAGAAGTGCAGCAGCGGATGTCTGAGGCCTACAGCAAGATTGACAAAGCTGTCAAAAAAGGTGTATTGCACCGTAACAACGGTGATCGCAAAAAGTCCCGCTTGGCAAGAACCCTCAAGCCACACGAAACACAAGTAGCATCCTAA
- the rpoB gene encoding DNA-directed RNA polymerase subunit beta gives MTTKDYTEFAFTLPDLIEIQRASFRWFLEAGLIEELDSFSPITDYTGKLELHFIGKDFKLKRPKYDVDEAKRRDSTYSVQMYVPTRLINKETGEIKEQEVFIGDLPLMTERGTFIINGAERVIVNQIVRSPGVYYKSETDKNGRRSYNASLIPNRGAWLKFETDKNDLVWVRIDKTRKLSAQVLLKALGLTDGEIYDSLRHPEYFQKTIEKEGQFGEEEALMELYRKLRPGEPPTVAGGEQLLNSRFFDPKRYDLGRVGRYKLNKKLRLTVPDTMRVLTSQDILTAIDYLINLEFDIGSTDDIDHLGNRRVRSVGELLQNQVRVGLNRLERIIRERMTVSDADSLSPASLVNPKPLVAAIKEFFGSSQLSQFMDQTNPLAELTHKRRLSALGPGGLTRERAGFAVRDIHPSHYGRICPIETPEGPNAGLMGSLATHARVNPYGFIETPFYPVEKGQVLRDKAPVYMTADEEDDLRVAPGDISLDENNNLLGETVAVRYRQEFTTTTPMQVDYMAISPVQIVSVATSLIPFLEHDDANRALMGSNMQRQAVPLLKPERPLVGTGLEAQAARDSGMVVVSRIDGEVIYIDATRIIVKPMAADAESNSSEEHFLIREYDELKTRQPSVWRQKYAGCVEHELQKYQRSNQDTCLNQRPLIYEGDRVVAGQVLADGSSTEGAELALGQNIIVAYMPWEGYNYEDGILISERLVYEDVYTSIHIEKYEIEARQTKLGPEEITREIPNVGEDALRQLDEQGIIRKGAWVEASDILVGKVTPKGESDQPPEEKLLRAIFGEKARDVRDNSLRVPNGEKGRVVDVRVFTREQGDELPPGANMVVRVYVAQKRKIQVGDKMAGRHGNKGIVSRILAMEDMPYLPDGTPVDIVLNPLGVPSRMNVGQIFECLLGWAGENLSMRFKMVPFDEMHGAEKSRETVHGKLQEAREKTGKPWVFNEKTPGKTIVYDGRTGEAFDRPVTVGIAYMLKLVHLVDDKIHARSTGPYSLVTQQPLGGKAQQGGQRFGEMEVWALEAFGAAYTLQELLTVKSDDMQGRNEALNAIVKGKAIPRPGTPESFKVLMRELQSLCLDIAVHKVNTNEEGSEHVEVDLMADAGGRRSPSRPTYESLSRDEDED, from the coding sequence ATGACCACTAAAGATTACACAGAATTCGCCTTCACCTTGCCCGACCTGATCGAAATCCAGCGGGCAAGTTTTCGCTGGTTCCTAGAAGCCGGACTGATCGAAGAACTCGACAGCTTCTCCCCGATTACAGACTACACGGGAAAACTGGAACTCCACTTTATCGGCAAAGACTTCAAACTCAAGCGCCCGAAATACGACGTAGACGAAGCCAAGCGCCGGGACAGCACCTACTCGGTGCAAATGTACGTCCCTACCCGCCTGATTAACAAAGAAACAGGCGAAATCAAAGAGCAAGAAGTCTTTATCGGCGATTTGCCTTTGATGACCGAACGCGGCACTTTCATCATCAACGGCGCGGAACGAGTGATCGTCAACCAAATCGTGCGATCGCCCGGCGTATACTACAAATCTGAAACCGACAAAAACGGGCGCCGCTCCTACAACGCCAGTCTCATCCCCAACCGCGGCGCGTGGCTAAAGTTCGAGACCGACAAAAACGATTTAGTGTGGGTGAGAATCGACAAAACCCGCAAACTCTCAGCCCAAGTGCTGCTCAAAGCCCTAGGCCTGACAGACGGCGAAATCTACGACAGCCTGCGCCATCCCGAATACTTCCAAAAGACGATCGAAAAAGAAGGACAATTCGGCGAAGAAGAAGCCCTAATGGAGCTCTACCGCAAACTGCGACCGGGCGAACCCCCCACCGTAGCCGGCGGCGAACAACTCCTCAATTCGCGATTTTTCGACCCCAAACGCTACGATTTGGGTCGGGTAGGCCGCTACAAACTCAACAAAAAACTGCGGTTGACAGTTCCCGACACGATGCGGGTACTGACATCCCAAGATATCTTGACCGCGATCGACTACTTGATCAACCTTGAATTCGACATCGGCTCCACCGACGACATCGACCACTTAGGAAACCGCCGCGTCCGCAGTGTCGGCGAACTGCTGCAAAACCAAGTCCGCGTCGGTTTGAACCGCCTAGAACGGATTATCCGCGAACGGATGACAGTATCCGACGCCGACTCGCTGAGCCCCGCATCTTTGGTCAACCCCAAACCCCTGGTAGCAGCAATCAAGGAATTCTTCGGTTCCTCCCAGCTATCCCAGTTCATGGATCAAACCAATCCCCTAGCAGAACTGACCCACAAACGCCGCCTGTCCGCCCTCGGCCCCGGAGGCTTGACTCGGGAACGCGCCGGTTTCGCCGTGCGGGACATTCACCCGTCCCACTACGGCCGGATTTGCCCGATCGAAACACCAGAAGGCCCCAACGCCGGACTGATGGGCTCTTTGGCAACCCACGCCCGCGTCAACCCCTACGGCTTCATCGAAACCCCATTCTACCCAGTCGAAAAAGGACAAGTATTGCGGGACAAAGCCCCCGTATACATGACAGCCGACGAAGAAGACGACTTGCGCGTCGCCCCCGGAGACATCAGCCTCGACGAAAACAACAACCTCTTGGGCGAAACCGTAGCCGTCCGCTACCGCCAAGAATTCACCACCACCACCCCAATGCAGGTGGACTACATGGCGATTTCACCCGTGCAAATCGTCTCCGTCGCCACATCCCTGATTCCGTTCCTGGAACACGACGACGCCAACCGAGCTCTGATGGGCTCCAATATGCAGAGACAAGCCGTGCCGCTGCTCAAACCCGAACGCCCCCTCGTGGGTACCGGCTTAGAAGCTCAAGCCGCCCGAGATTCCGGGATGGTGGTAGTTTCTCGCATCGACGGCGAAGTGATATACATCGACGCTACCCGGATTATTGTCAAGCCCATGGCGGCAGATGCCGAGTCGAATTCCAGCGAAGAACATTTCCTAATTCGCGAATACGACGAGCTCAAAACCAGACAACCCTCAGTGTGGAGGCAAAAATATGCAGGCTGCGTCGAGCACGAACTGCAAAAATACCAGCGCTCCAACCAAGATACCTGCTTGAACCAGCGTCCCCTAATCTATGAGGGCGATCGCGTCGTAGCCGGTCAAGTGCTCGCCGACGGTTCCTCCACCGAAGGGGCAGAACTAGCTTTGGGTCAGAACATCATCGTTGCTTATATGCCTTGGGAAGGCTACAACTACGAAGATGGAATCCTGATTAGCGAACGCTTGGTGTACGAAGACGTATACACCAGTATCCACATCGAAAAATACGAAATCGAAGCCCGCCAAACCAAACTCGGCCCCGAAGAAATCACCCGCGAAATACCCAACGTCGGCGAAGACGCGCTGCGCCAGCTAGACGAACAGGGCATCATCCGCAAAGGTGCTTGGGTAGAAGCCAGCGACATTTTGGTCGGGAAAGTCACGCCCAAAGGCGAATCTGACCAACCACCAGAAGAAAAACTGCTGCGCGCAATCTTCGGTGAAAAAGCCCGCGATGTCCGCGATAACTCTCTCCGCGTCCCCAACGGCGAAAAAGGCCGCGTCGTAGACGTGCGGGTGTTTACCCGCGAACAAGGCGACGAACTGCCCCCCGGCGCCAACATGGTAGTCCGCGTCTACGTAGCCCAAAAGCGCAAGATTCAAGTCGGCGACAAAATGGCCGGCCGCCACGGTAACAAAGGTATCGTATCCCGGATTCTGGCGATGGAAGATATGCCCTACTTACCCGACGGTACCCCAGTTGACATCGTGCTCAATCCTTTGGGCGTACCGTCGCGGATGAACGTCGGTCAAATCTTCGAGTGCTTGCTGGGCTGGGCGGGTGAAAATTTGTCAATGCGCTTTAAGATGGTGCCGTTTGATGAAATGCACGGGGCCGAGAAGTCGCGGGAAACCGTTCACGGCAAGTTGCAGGAAGCCCGCGAAAAAACCGGCAAACCTTGGGTATTTAACGAAAAAACCCCCGGCAAAACCATCGTCTACGACGGCCGCACCGGCGAAGCGTTCGATCGCCCCGTCACCGTCGGCATCGCCTATATGCTCAAACTCGTCCACTTAGTAGATGATAAAATCCACGCCCGCAGCACCGGCCCTTACTCGCTGGTAACGCAGCAACCTCTGGGCGGCAAAGCACAGCAAGGAGGACAACGGTTCGGGGAAATGGAAGTTTGGGCTCTCGAAGCCTTCGGCGCCGCTTATACTTTGCAAGAATTGCTGACTGTCAAGTCAGACGATATGCAGGGTAGAAACGAAGCTTTGAATGCGATCGTCAAAGGCAAAGCCATCCCCCGCCCCGGTACGCCGGAATCTTTCAAAGTGCTGATGCGAGAGTTGCAATCTTTGTGCTTAGACATTGCCGTCCACAAGGTCAATACCAACGAAGAAGGCAGCGAACACGTAGAAGTCGATTTGATGGCAGATGCAGGTGGGCGGCGATCGCCCTCCAGGCCTACCTACGAATCGCTTTCGCGCGACGAAGACGAAGATTAG
- a CDS encoding HNH endonuclease, which translates to MTIVTVIPGIQGELDLETGCINWQGSKYGNGYGRKWLDGKTLLIHRLVLESKIAGFLDSRYFACHTCDNPSCINPEHLIAGSAAENTGQMMERDRKTPRRKSIPGIDKLSIQQLREIQTKYLSGKIKNHLAKEYGVQHETITKILQTNIPDNFTTVSPRFLGEIQDNGCIMFQGPKDGAGYGKYFTKEGKQATVTRAVLAEKLGYELPTYMDACHTCDTPSCINPEHLWAGTRSQNLLDASKKGRTQGKSHPLSNAKLDWEQVREIRQKLAAGERMKDVAEAYSVGRKTIHDIKYHVTWKQEGEEVPITRMGGSIDRKLTFAQAQDVRERIKAGASIAKIAGEFGVSSSVIYDIRNYVTYKGV; encoded by the coding sequence ATGACTATTGTAACAGTTATCCCCGGAATTCAAGGAGAATTAGACCTGGAGACAGGCTGTATTAATTGGCAAGGCAGTAAGTATGGCAACGGTTACGGGCGCAAATGGCTCGATGGCAAAACGTTATTAATCCACCGATTAGTCCTCGAATCGAAAATAGCAGGATTCCTCGATTCTCGTTATTTTGCTTGCCACACCTGCGACAATCCAAGCTGCATCAACCCGGAACATCTCATCGCTGGATCGGCTGCTGAGAATACCGGACAGATGATGGAGCGCGATCGCAAAACTCCCAGACGCAAAAGTATTCCGGGAATTGATAAACTGTCGATCCAACAACTGCGAGAAATTCAGACTAAATATTTATCGGGAAAAATCAAGAACCACCTAGCAAAAGAGTATGGGGTACAACATGAAACTATTACTAAGATACTTCAGACAAATATTCCCGATAACTTCACCACAGTTTCCCCACGCTTTCTAGGAGAAATTCAAGACAATGGCTGCATAATGTTCCAAGGCCCAAAAGATGGTGCTGGCTATGGCAAGTATTTTACAAAAGAGGGAAAACAGGCAACAGTTACTCGTGCTGTTTTAGCAGAGAAATTAGGATATGAACTTCCTACTTATATGGATGCTTGCCATACCTGCGACACTCCGAGTTGTATTAATCCAGAACACCTCTGGGCTGGTACTCGTTCTCAGAATTTATTAGATGCTTCCAAGAAAGGACGCACGCAAGGAAAAAGTCATCCTCTTTCCAATGCCAAATTAGACTGGGAACAGGTGCGAGAAATTCGGCAAAAACTAGCAGCAGGAGAGAGAATGAAGGATGTAGCTGAAGCATACAGTGTCGGTCGCAAAACTATACACGATATTAAATATCACGTCACTTGGAAGCAAGAAGGCGAAGAAGTTCCGATAACTCGTATGGGGGGATCTATCGATCGCAAGCTGACATTTGCTCAAGCACAGGATGTGCGAGAACGAATTAAAGCCGGAGCATCCATTGCTAAAATCGCTGGAGAATTTGGAGTATCCAGTAGTGTAATTTATGACATAAGAAATTATGTCACATATAAAGGAGTATGA
- the hisD gene encoding histidinol dehydrogenase: MLRIITQWVEAQAELRRICDRTHDELVIHKEATVREVLQAVRRKGDQAVLQYTAEFDRITLNATDLRVSGAELDAAYQQISKELLNAIQLACKQVEAFHRQRVPKSWVQFGDDEIVLGKRYTPVDRAGIYIPGGQASYPSSVIMNAVPAKVAKVPKLVMCTPPGQEKKMNPAVLVAAQEAGVDEIYRVGGAQAIAALAYGTESIPKVDLITGPGNIYVTLAKKLVYGTVGIDSLAGPSEVLIIADATANPVHVAADMLAQAEHDSMASAILLTADSVLARKVVAEVDKQLVNHPRRTLTEKAIANYGLVVVVDSLKAAAELSNEFAPEHLELQVADPWALLDQIRHAGAIFLGCSTPEAVGDYLAGPNHTLPTSGAPRYASPLGVETFMKHSSLIQYSPAALKKVSRAINVLAEAEGLPSHADSVRLRTENEGEGDF, from the coding sequence ATGCTGCGAATTATTACTCAGTGGGTTGAGGCGCAAGCTGAACTGCGACGAATCTGCGATCGCACCCACGACGAACTTGTTATTCACAAAGAAGCCACCGTGCGGGAGGTGCTGCAAGCTGTAAGACGCAAAGGCGATCAGGCTGTGCTGCAATATACTGCTGAATTTGACCGCATCACCCTAAATGCGACAGATTTGCGCGTGAGTGGCGCCGAATTGGATGCTGCTTATCAGCAAATATCGAAAGAATTATTAAATGCAATTCAGTTGGCTTGCAAACAGGTAGAAGCGTTTCACCGACAGCGCGTCCCCAAGTCTTGGGTGCAGTTTGGTGATGACGAGATTGTTTTGGGTAAGCGCTACACGCCAGTCGATCGCGCGGGAATTTACATTCCTGGCGGTCAGGCGTCCTATCCCAGCTCGGTAATCATGAATGCGGTACCTGCGAAGGTCGCCAAGGTTCCGAAACTGGTGATGTGTACTCCCCCCGGACAGGAGAAGAAAATGAATCCTGCGGTGCTCGTAGCGGCTCAGGAGGCGGGAGTTGATGAGATTTATCGAGTCGGCGGGGCCCAGGCGATCGCAGCTTTGGCTTACGGTACCGAAAGTATTCCCAAGGTAGATTTAATTACCGGGCCGGGAAATATTTACGTCACGTTGGCGAAAAAACTGGTTTACGGCACCGTGGGAATTGATTCTCTGGCGGGGCCCTCGGAGGTGCTGATTATTGCTGATGCTACGGCGAATCCGGTACACGTAGCTGCGGATATGTTGGCGCAAGCCGAGCACGATTCGATGGCGTCGGCGATTTTGCTGACGGCGGATTCGGTGTTGGCTAGAAAGGTAGTAGCTGAGGTAGACAAACAACTCGTAAATCACCCGCGCCGGACTTTGACTGAAAAGGCGATCGCCAATTACGGTTTAGTAGTAGTGGTGGATTCTCTGAAAGCGGCGGCGGAACTCTCTAACGAGTTTGCTCCCGAACACTTAGAATTGCAAGTAGCCGATCCCTGGGCTTTGCTAGACCAAATTCGGCACGCTGGGGCGATTTTCCTGGGCTGTTCGACACCGGAAGCTGTGGGTGATTATTTGGCTGGCCCGAATCATACTTTGCCGACTTCTGGCGCGCCACGCTATGCTTCGCCGCTGGGGGTGGAAACTTTTATGAAGCATTCGAGTTTGATTCAATATTCCCCGGCTGCACTTAAGAAGGTGAGTAGGGCGATTAATGTTTTGGCGGAAGCTGAGGGTTTACCTTCTCATGCTGATTCGGTGCGGCTGCGGACTGAAAATGAGGGGGAGGGTGATTTTTAG
- a CDS encoding DNA-directed RNA polymerase subunit gamma codes for MAKIEQRFDYVKIGLASPERIRQWGERTLPNGQLTGEVTKPETINYRTLKPEMDGLFCERIFGPAKDWECHCGKYKRVRHRGIVCERCGVEVTESRVRRHRMGFIKLAAPVAHVWYLKGIPSYMAILLDMPLRDVEQIVYFNAYVVLNAGNAEKLQYKQLLTEDAWLEIEDELYSEDSTLTGVEVGIGAEALQVLLQNIPLESEAEKLREDIANAKGQKRAKLIKRLRVIDNFIATGSHPDWMVLNVIPVIPPDLRPMVQLDGGRFATSDLNDLYRRVINRNNRLARLQEILAPEIIIRNEKRMLQEAVDALIDNGRRGRTVVGANNRPLKSLSDIIEGKQGRFRQNLLGKRVDYSGRSVIVVGPKLKIHQCGLPREMAIELFQPFVIHRLIRQGLVNNIKAAKKLIQRNDPSVWDVLQEVIEGHPVMLNRAPTLHRLGIQAFEPILVDGRAIQLHPLVCPAFNADFDGDQMAVHVPLSLESQAEARLLMLASNNIMSPATGRPIVTPSQDMVLGCYYLTAENLDAQKGAGHYFSNLTDAVVAYEQGVINLHSYVWVRFQGAIENIEPEGEPLKTERSTDGTVTKEYKFRRVREDAEGKLITQFIRTTPGRIIYHQTIESVINN; via the coding sequence ATGGCTAAGATCGAACAAAGATTTGATTACGTAAAGATTGGGTTAGCTTCACCAGAAAGAATTAGACAATGGGGAGAAAGAACTTTACCCAATGGTCAGCTAACTGGCGAAGTTACAAAACCCGAGACGATCAACTATAGGACATTAAAACCTGAAATGGACGGCTTGTTTTGCGAGCGCATTTTTGGGCCTGCAAAAGATTGGGAATGTCATTGTGGTAAGTACAAAAGAGTTCGGCATAGAGGTATTGTTTGCGAGAGATGCGGTGTAGAAGTCACTGAATCTCGCGTCCGCCGCCACCGGATGGGATTTATCAAACTAGCAGCTCCAGTAGCTCACGTTTGGTATCTCAAAGGCATCCCGAGTTACATGGCAATTTTGTTAGATATGCCGCTGCGCGATGTCGAACAAATTGTTTATTTCAACGCCTATGTTGTGCTGAATGCTGGTAATGCAGAAAAGCTGCAATACAAGCAATTGCTCACAGAAGATGCTTGGCTGGAAATAGAAGACGAACTTTACAGCGAAGATTCCACGCTGACGGGCGTAGAAGTAGGAATTGGTGCAGAAGCTTTGCAAGTTTTGCTGCAAAACATTCCGCTAGAAAGTGAAGCTGAAAAGCTGCGGGAAGATATTGCTAATGCTAAAGGTCAAAAACGGGCGAAGTTGATTAAACGCTTGCGGGTAATCGACAACTTTATCGCTACCGGTTCCCATCCCGATTGGATGGTGCTCAACGTGATTCCGGTGATTCCGCCGGACTTGCGGCCGATGGTACAGCTAGACGGTGGACGTTTTGCAACGAGCGACCTCAACGACCTCTACCGGAGAGTCATCAACCGCAACAATCGCTTGGCGAGACTGCAAGAAATTCTGGCGCCGGAAATTATCATTCGCAACGAAAAGCGGATGTTACAAGAAGCCGTGGATGCGCTGATTGATAACGGGCGTCGGGGCCGGACTGTGGTGGGCGCAAATAACCGTCCGCTGAAGTCGTTGTCAGACATTATTGAAGGGAAACAAGGTCGTTTCCGGCAAAACTTGCTCGGGAAACGGGTTGACTACTCTGGACGATCGGTAATTGTTGTGGGGCCGAAACTGAAAATTCATCAGTGCGGTTTACCGAGGGAAATGGCGATCGAGCTTTTCCAACCTTTCGTCATCCACCGCTTGATCCGCCAAGGACTCGTCAACAACATCAAAGCTGCCAAAAAACTGATCCAGCGCAACGATCCCAGCGTTTGGGACGTGCTGCAAGAAGTGATTGAAGGACACCCCGTGATGCTGAACCGGGCCCCGACGCTGCACCGTTTGGGAATTCAAGCCTTCGAGCCGATTTTGGTAGACGGGAGGGCGATTCAGCTTCACCCGCTAGTCTGTCCGGCTTTTAACGCTGACTTTGACGGCGACCAAATGGCCGTGCACGTGCCTTTGTCCCTGGAATCTCAGGCGGAAGCGCGCTTGCTGATGTTGGCTTCTAACAACATTATGTCGCCAGCAACCGGCAGACCGATCGTCACTCCTTCTCAAGATATGGTACTCGGTTGCTATTATTTGACAGCCGAAAATCTTGATGCTCAAAAAGGAGCAGGCCACTATTTCTCTAACCTTACCGATGCTGTCGTAGCTTACGAACAAGGGGTCATTAACTTGCACTCATACGTGTGGGTGAGGTTCCAAGGCGCTATAGAAAACATAGAACCCGAGGGAGAACCTCTGAAGACGGAGCGATCGACTGACGGTACTGTGACCAAAGAATACAAGTTCCGCCGGGTTCGGGAAGACGCAGAGGGTAAGTTGATCACTCAATTTATTCGTACTACTCCGGGCAGGATTATCTATCACCAAACGATCGAATCGGTAATCAACAATTAG
- a CDS encoding TatD family hydrolase, which translates to MQLIDTHVHINFETFKSELEAIRERWREAGVVRLVHSCVEPEEFAGIQAIANQFAEVSFAVGLHPLDAGKWKDETASRIRELASSDSRVVAIGETGLDFFKADDREHQFKVFEAQLEIARELDKPVIIHCRDAAAPMAEMLREFWQKRGPVRGVMHCWGGTPEETQWFLDLGFYISFSGTVTFKKALQIQESACMVNSDRILVETDCPFLAPAPQRGKRNEPAYVYYVAEQVAKLRGVSLLTLSQQTTENACQLFGLSL; encoded by the coding sequence ATGCAGCTCATCGACACTCACGTTCATATCAACTTTGAGACTTTTAAGTCGGAGTTAGAAGCCATTCGAGAACGCTGGCGCGAAGCAGGTGTGGTTCGATTGGTTCATTCTTGTGTAGAACCCGAAGAGTTTGCTGGAATTCAAGCAATTGCTAATCAGTTTGCAGAAGTCTCCTTTGCGGTGGGGCTTCATCCCCTAGATGCGGGTAAGTGGAAAGACGAAACTGCAAGCCGGATTAGGGAATTAGCGAGTTCAGATTCTCGGGTAGTGGCGATCGGCGAAACCGGACTAGACTTTTTTAAAGCAGACGATCGCGAACACCAGTTTAAAGTGTTTGAGGCACAGCTTGAAATTGCTCGGGAACTCGACAAACCAGTCATTATCCACTGTCGCGACGCCGCCGCCCCCATGGCCGAAATGCTGCGGGAATTTTGGCAAAAACGCGGGCCCGTGCGCGGTGTGATGCACTGCTGGGGAGGCACGCCCGAAGAAACCCAGTGGTTTTTAGACTTGGGTTTCTACATTAGTTTTAGCGGCACAGTCACCTTTAAAAAAGCCTTGCAAATACAAGAGTCAGCTTGTATGGTAAATAGCGATCGCATTCTAGTCGAGACAGATTGCCCTTTTCTCGCCCCCGCACCCCAGCGGGGAAAACGCAACGAACCAGCTTACGTCTACTACGTAGCCGAGCAAGTTGCTAAATTGAGAGGAGTTTCTCTCTTAACCTTGTCCCAGCAGACAACCGAAAATGCGTGTCAGCTATTTGGTCTTTCACTTTAG